A region from the Panicum hallii strain FIL2 chromosome 1, PHallii_v3.1, whole genome shotgun sequence genome encodes:
- the LOC112897577 gene encoding putative multidrug resistance protein — MHAGRAKKAAGAAALALGSSVFTHADAVDVALMALGLVGAVGDGMATPLRLLIASRIANDLGSGPDHLDQFTSRINANVIKIVFIACAAWVMAFLEGYCWARTAERQASRMRARYLQAVLRQDVEYFDLRAGSTSEVVTSVSNDSLVVQDALAEKVPSFVMYVSTFAGSYVVGFALLWRLTLVTLPSALLLIVPGVAYGRALTDLARRIREQYARPGAVAEQAVSSVRTVYSFVAERATMARFSAALEESARLGLRQGLAKGVAVGSNGIAFAIYAFNIWYGSRLVMYHGYPGGTVFVVSSLIVIGGVSLGSALSNVKYFSEATAAAERTLEMIRRVPKIDSESAAGEELANVAGEVEFKHVDFCYPSRPGSPVLANFSLRVPAGHTVALVGQSGSGKSTAIALLERFYDPSAGEVALDGVDIRRLRLKWLRAQMGLVSQEPAMFAMSVRENILFGKEDATGEEVIAAAKAANAHSFISQLPQGYETQVGERGAQMSGGQKQRIAIARAILRSPKILLLDEATSALDTESESIVQEALDVASKGRTTIVVAHRLSTIRNADSIAVMQSGAVHELGSHSELIAKNGMYSSLVRLQQTRDSSEGGGICRASPSAGQCGSNTSKMLSSASRSDWTLSKGDARDGDGTEKPKAPVPSLGRMLLLNAPEWKHALVGSLSAILSGGIQPIYAYGMGSTFSIYYSKDHEEIKGKTRLYALIFLALVVISFLLNIGQHYSFSAMGEYLTMRIRERMLGKILTFEIGWFDQDDNSSGVICSQLAKDANIVRSLVGDRIALVVQTVSMVFIAFTVGLVISWRLALVMIAMQPFIIACSYARRVFLKSMSMKSIQAQAETSKIAADAVSNLRTITAFSSQDRILRLFARAQDGPYRESIRQSWFTGFGLGTSVSLTIFSWALNYWYCGMLMAERLITVEAAFQTTMILVTTGRVIADACSMTTDIAKGADAVSSVFAILDRQTKIDPDNPKGHKPEKITGDVEIIDVDFAYPSRLDVTIFKGFSLSIVAGKSTALVGQSGSGKSTIIGLIERFYDPLKGVVNIDGRDIRAYNLQALRRHIGLVSQEPTLFAGTIKENIMLEAEAASEAEVEDAARSANAHDFISTLKDGYDTWCGDRGVQLSGGQKQRIAIARAILKNPAVLLLDEATSALDGASEKAVQEALERVMVGRTSVVVAHRLSTVQSCDTIAVLERGVVVEKGTHASLMANGRSGAYFGLVSLQQGGKQH; from the exons ATGCACGCCGGCCGCGCGAAGAAggccgccggcgcggcggcgctcgcgctGGGGTCGTCGGTGTTCACGCACGCGGACGCGGTGGACGTGGCGCTGATGGCGCTGGGCCTGGTCGGCGCGGTCGGCGACGGCATGGCCACGCCCCTGCGGCTCCTCATCGCCAGCCGCATCGCCAACGACCTCGGCAGCGGCCCCGACCACCTCGACCAGTTCACCTCCAGGATCAACGCG AACGTGATCAAAATTGTCTTCATAGCGTGCGCCGCCTGGGTCATGGCGTTCCTCG AGGGGTACTGCTGGGCGCGCACGGCGGAGCGGCAGGCGTCGCGGATGCGGGCGCGGTACCTGCAGGCGGTGCTCCGGCAGGACGTGGAGTACTTCGACCTCCGGGCCGGCTCCACGTCGGAGGTGGTCACCAGCGTCTCCAACGACAGCCTCGTCGTGCAGGACGCGCTGGCCGAGAAGGTGCCCAGCTTCGTGATGTACGTCTCCACGTTCGCCGGCAGCTACGTCGTCGGGTTCGCGCTGCTGTGGCGGCTCACGCTAGTGACGCTGCCGTCCGCGCTCCTCCTCATCGTCCCGGGCGTCGCGTACGGGCGCGCCCTTACGGACCTCGCGCGCCGGATCAGGGAACAGTACGCGCGCCCGGGCGCCGTCGCCGAGCAGGCCGTGTCCTCGGTGCGCACCGTGTACTCGTTCGTGGCCGAGAGGGCCACCATGGCGCGGTTCTCCGCCGCGCTCGAGGAgtcggcgcggctcgggctcaggCAGGGGCTCGCCAAGGGCGTCGCTGTCGGCAGCAACGGCATCGCCTTCGCCATCTACGCCTTCAACATCTGGTACGGCAGCCGCCTCGTCATGTACCACGGCTACCCGGGCGGCACCGTCTTCGTCGTCTCCTCCCTCATCGTCATCGGAGGCGT GTCACTGGGGTCGGCGCTGTCGAACGTCAAGTACTTCTCGGAGGCGACCGCGGCGGCGGAAAGGACCCTTGAGATGATACGGCGGGTGCCCAAGATTGATTCCGAGAGTGCCGCCGGCGAGGAGCTGGCCAACGTCGCCGGCGAGGTGGAGTTCAAGCACGTCGATTTCTGCTACCCGTCGCGGCCGGGGAGCCCCGTCCTGGCCAACTTCAGCCTGCGGGTGCCGGCCGGGCACACGGTGGCGCTCGTCGGCCAGAGCGGGTCCGGAAAATCGACGGCGATCGCGCTGCTGGAGCGGTTCTACGACCCGTCGGCCGGGGAGGTGGCGCTGGACGGCGTGGACATCCGGCGGCTGCGTCTCAAGTGGCTGCGCGCGCAGATGGGGCTGGTCAGCCAGGAGCCCGCCATGTTTGCGATGTCAGTGCGGGAGAATATACTTTTCGGCAAGGAGGATGCGACCGGGGAGGAGGTCATCGCCGCAGCAAAGGCGGCCAACGCCCACAGCTTCATCTCGCAGCTGCCGCAGGGCTACGAAACGCAG GTGGGTGAGCGCGGTGCGCAGATGTCTGGAGGGCAGAAGCAACGGATCGCCATTGCTAGGGCTATTCTGAGGTCACCCAAGATCTTGCTCCTTGACGAAGCCACAAGCGCACTGGACACCGAGTCCGAGTCCATCGTGCAGGAGGCGCTTGACGTGGCCTCCAAGGGCCGGACCACCATCGTCGTTGCGCATCGCCTCTCCACCATCCGGAACGCTGACAGCATAGCCGTCATGCAGTCTGGTGCAGTCCATGAGCTAGGCTCTCACAGTGAGCTTATTGCCAAGAATGGCATGTACTCATCTCTTGTCCGTCTTCAGCAGACCAGAGATTCTAGCGAGGGCGGCGGAATTTGTCGCGCATCTCCTAGTGCAGGGCAATGCGGCAGCAACACAAGCAAGATGCTCTCTTCAGCTAGCAGGTCAGATTGGACACTGTCCAAGGGTGATGCAAGAGATGGCGACGGCACTGAGAAGCCAAAGGCTCCGGTGCCATCCCTAGGAAGGATGCTTCTCCTTAACGCGCCAGAGTGGAAGCATGCATTGGTGGGAAGCTTAAGCGCAATCCTGTCTGGAGGCATCCAGCCTATTTATGCGTACGGCATGGGGAGCACGTTCTCCATTTACTACTCGAAAGATCATGAAGAGATCAAGGGCAAAACAAGGTTGTATGCTCTCATTTTTCTCGCTCTTGTGGTGATCTCATTCTTGCTCAACATTGGGCAGCATTATAGCTTCAGTGCCATGGGTGAGTACCTGACCATGAGGATCAGGGAACGGATGCTTGGAAAGATCCTCACTTTTGAGATTGGATGGTTTGACCAAGACGACAACTCCAGCGGTGTTATATGCTCGCAGCTTGCCAAGGACGCCAACATT GTAAGGTCACTCGTGGGCGACCGAATAGCCTTGGTGGTCCAGACAGTGTCCATGGTGTTCATTGCTTTCACCGTGGGTCTCGTCATCTCCTGGCGTCTGGCCCTGGTCATGATAGCAATGCAGCCGTTCATCATCGCTTGCTCCTACGCTCGCCGTGTCTTTCTGAAGAGCATGTCCATGAAATCAATACAGGCGCAGGCCGAAACCAGCAAGATAGCTGCCGATGCTGTCTCGAACCTCCGCACCATCACCGCCTTCTCATCCCAAGACCGCATCCTGCGCCTCTTCGCCCGAGCCCAGGATGGGCCGTACAGGGAAAGCATCCGGCAGTCGTGGTTCACAGGCTTCGGGCTCGGCACCTCCGTGAGCCTCACGATCTTCTCGTGGGCCCTCAACTACTGGTACTGCGGCATGCTCATGGCGGAGCGGCTCATCACCGTCGAGGCGGCCTTCCAAACCACTATGATTCTAGTTACCACAGGGCGTGTGATAGCGGATGCGTGCAGCATGACGACGGATATCGCCAAGGGCGCCGATGCGGTCTCCTCGGTGTTTGCTATTCTTGACCGCCAGACGAAGATCGACCCGGACAATCCTAAAGGTCACAAGCCGGAGAAGATCACAGGAGATGTGGAAATTATAGACGTCGATTTCGCGTACCCGTCAAGGCTAGATGTCACCATCTTCAAAGGATTCTCCTTGAGCATAGTGGCAGGCAAGTCAACAGCCCTCGTAGGGCAAAGCGGCTCCGGCAAGTCGACCATCATCGGGCTCATAGAGCGGTTCTACGATCCACTCAAGGGAGTGGTGAACATAGATGGTAGAGACATCAGAGCGTACAATCTCCAGGCCCTGCGCCGGCACATCGGGCTCGTCAGCCAGGAGCCGACGCTGTTCGCCGGCACCATCAAGGAGAACATAATgctggaggcggaggcggcgagcgAGGCCGAGGTCGAGGACGCGGCGAGGTCTGCCAACGCGCACGACTTCATCAGCACCCTCAAGGATGGGTATGACACGTGGTGTGGAGATCGGGGCGTCCAGCTATCGGGAGGTCAGAAGCAGCGCATCGCGATCGCCCGCGCCATCCTCAAGAACCCGGCTGTGCTGCTGCTGGACGAGGCGACGAGCGCGCTGGACGGCGCGTCCGAGAAGGCGGTGCAGGAGGCGCTGGAGAGGGTGATGGTCGGCCGGACGAGCGTGGTGGTGGCGCACAGGCTCAGCACCGTCCAGAGCTGTGATACGATCGCCGTGCTTGAGAGAGGAGTCGTCGTGGAGAAGGGCACGCATGCGTCCCTGATGGCCAATGGCCGCTCCGGGGCGTACTTTGGGTTGGTCAGTTTGCAGCAGGGAGGCAAGCAGCACTGA